In the Thermosinus carboxydivorans Nor1 genome, TTTACCAGTACCTCAAAGCTGGGACCATTACGATTTTTAACGTTGCGTTGTTTGCGATTATCGCGGTGACAATGGTCGTGTTCGTAATCGCCATTTCGCAAGGTCAGCGCAAAATTCCCGTGCAGTATGCCAAGCGTGTGGTCGGCAACAGGATGTATGGCGGTCACCGCACCCACATCCCGCTGAGGGTTAATCAGGCGGGGGTTATTCCGATAATCTTTGCGTCATCCGTGCTCATGTTCCCGGTAACGATCGCCCAGTTTATAAATGTAGATTGGGTGAAAACGGTGGCTGGTTGGTTTGCGTGGGGCACGCCGCTGCAAACTACTCTGTACGCGCTGTTGATTATCTTTTTCACTTACTTCTATACTGCGGTTACCATGAACATCTCGGATATGGCAGAGAATATGAAAAAATACGGTGGTTTTATTCCGGGACTGCGACCGGGCAAACCGACTGCTGATTATCTGGACCGCATTATGACCCGTATTACCCTTGCCGGCGCCATCTTCCTTGCCATTATTGCCATCCTGCCCAACTTCGTGGTCTGGGCCACCAACATTCAAGGCGTGTATTTCGGCGGCACCGCCCTCCTGATTGTGGTTGGCGTCGCGCTGGACACGATGAAACAAATTGAAGCCCTGGTGTTGATGCGGCACTATCAAGGTTTCATGAAGTAGGAGGTTGGCCAGATTGCATATTTTGCTTATGGGCCCGCCTGGTGCGGGCAAAGGTACGCAAGCGGTCAAGCTTGTCGAAGCGTTTAACATTCCCCATATTTCCACCGGGGATATGTTCCGGGCGGCGGTGAAAGAAGGCACGCCGCTCGGCAAACAGGCGAAAGAGTATATGGATGCCGGACAGTTGGTCCCTGACAGCGTAACCATCGGCATTGTCAAAGAACGGCTGACCAAACCCGACTGTGAGCGCGGCTTCATTCTCGACGGTTTTCCCCGCACCCTCGACCAGGCTGATGCCTTGGACCGCACCCTCTGCGAACTGGGCATCCGGCTCGACCGGGTTATAAACATCAGTGTGCCAGCTGAGGAATTAGTTAGGCGGATGACGGGACGGCGCATCTGCCGCAGCTGCGGCGCCACCTATCATATTCATTTCAACCCGCCGGCCCAGGCGGGAATCTGTGATAAGTGCGGCGGCGAGCTGTATCAACGCGCCGATGACCAAGAACAAACGGTAACCAAGCGGTTAGCCGTGTACAGCGCCCAAACGCAGCCGTTGATTGAGTATTACCAGGATAAAGGGCTTTATACCGAAATCGACGGTCAGCAGGACATTGACAAAGTTTTTGCCGATATCGTAGCCAGCCTGCGGGGCGAGCAGGTATGATTATTCTTAAGTCCGACCGGGAACTTAACTATCTGCGCGATGCTGGCAAAGTCGTGGCCAAGACGCTGGCAGAAGTCAAGAAGGCGGTTAAACCGGACGTAACGACACTCGAACTGGACCGAATCGCCGAAGAATATATTAAAGGCTGTGGGGCTACCCCTGCTTTCAAGGGGTACCACGGCTTTCCCGGTAATATCTGCACTTCCGTGAACGAAGAGGTGGTGCACGGCATACCGGGATTAAGAAAACTTAAAAATGGGGATAATGTTAGTATTGACATCGGAGCGGTAATTAATGGATATTACGGCGATGCTGCCATTACCGTACCGGTGGGGGAAGTTGATGCCGAAGTGCAAAAACTTCTGGACGTGACCGAGGAAGCGTTATATAAAGGCATTGAGCAGGCTGTGGCGGGTAACCGTCTAAGCGATATCTCCCATGCCATTCAGAAACATGCCGAAGCGCACGGCTACGGTGTTGTGCGCGACTATGTCGGCCATGGCATCGGCAGGAACATGCATGAAGACCCGCAAATACCTAACTACGGCCCTCCTGGCCGCGGCCCGCGTCTAAAAGCAGGCATGACGCTGGCAATCGAACCGATGGTCAACATGGGGACGCATGAGGTGAAAGCCTTGGATGACGGCTGGACGGTTGTCACGCTTGACAGAAAACCGTCGGCGCATTTTGAACATACCGTTGCTATCCTGCCGGATGGACCGGAAATTTTGACAAAACTGTAAGGGGGACAATGGCCTGATGACAGCTGCAGGTACAATTCTCGGCCAAATCGTTGCGTCTACGTCCGGACGTGATGCGGGCCATGTTTATGTAGTCGTCGGGATTGTCCCGCCTAACTTCCTACTGTTGGCAGACGGCCGGGGCCGCCGTATCGCCAATCCCAAGAAGAAGAATGTCCGGCACGTCAAGCGCGTGCAGCCTGTTGTCACTCATCTTGCCGACAAATTTGCGAGCGGGGCCAAAGTCACCGATGAAGATTTGCGGCAAGCCCTCGCCACCATAGGTTCACCGGATAAACAGTGAGAGCGGACGAGGAGGGAGATGTCATGTCCAAGCAAGACGTTATAGAAGTAGAAGGTACGGTTATTGAAGCTCTGCCTAATGCGATGTTTCAGGTGCAATTGGAAAATGGGCATGTTGTTTTGGCGCATGTTTCCGGCAAAATCCGGATGAATTTTATCCGGATCCTTCCCGGAGACAGAGTGACGGTTGAGCTTACGCCTTACGACTTGAAACGGGGCCGCATCACCTATCGGTTCAAATAAGGTCATTTTACGGGCGCCAGACGCAAAAAGGAGGTTTAATTATGAAAGTCAGACCGTCGGTCAAGCCCATCTGTGAAAAATGCAAAGTCATTAAACGCAAAGGCCATGTCATGGTAATTTGCGAAAATCCCAAACATAAACAAAAGCAAGGCTAAGGGGGTGGACTATAAACTATGGCTCGTATTGCCGGGGTAGACTTACCGCGTGACAAACGCATCGAGATTGCTTTGACATACATTTATGGCATCGGTCTTACGCTTTCCCGGGAGATTTTGGCTGCCACCAAAATTAATCCCGATACCCGTGTGCGTGACTTGACAGAAGAGGAAATTTCCAAACTCCGTGAGACTATCGACAAGAATTATAAAGTCGAAGGCGACCTCCGCCGCGAAGAGCAGCTTAATATTAAGCGTCTCATTGAGATTGGCTGCTACCGGGGTAAACGGCATCGCGCCGGCCTGCCCGTCCGTGGCCAGCGTACCAAAACCAATGCGCGTACCCGCAAAGGTCCGAAGCGCACCGTTGCCGGCAAGAAGAAGTAGTAAGGGAGGGATAAAGCTTGGCTAACAAAAAAGTTGCCAGACCTAAAAGAAAAGAGCGTAAGAATATAGAGCATGGCGTAGCGCATATCCGCTCGACGTTTAATAATACAATCGTTACGATTACCGACAGCAAAGGGAACGCCGTTTCCTGGGCCAGCGCCGGCGCCCTTGGCTTTAAGGGCTCACGCAAGAGCACGCCTTTTGCTGCCCAAATGGCTGCTGAGCAAGCGGCCAAAGCCGCTATGGAGCATGGCATGAAACAAGTTGAGGTTTATGTAAAAGGACCGGGCGCTGGTCGCGAAGCTGCCATCCGTTCGCTGCAGGCCGCCGGGCTGGAAGTCAACCTGATTAAGGATGTGACTCCCATTCCTCACAATGGCTGCCGTCCGCCCAAGCGGAGAAGAGTATAAGATTTTGGGAGGTGTTGAACAAGAATGGCTCGTTATACAGGACCTGTTTGCAGACAATGCCGCCGCGAAGGTTTGAAACTGTACCTCAAAGGCGACAAGTGTTACAGTGATAAATGCCCCTTCTCCCGTCGGGGTTATGCGCCTGGTCAGCACGGCCAAGCCCGTAAGAAACTTTCTGAGTACGGCCTCCAGCTTCGGGAAAAACAAAAGGCCCGTCGGATTTATGGCATTTTGGAAGGACAATTCCGCAATTATTTCGAGAAGGCTGACCGGCAAAAAGGTATTACTGGCGAAAACCTGCTAATTATGCTGGAAAGACGCCTGGACAATGTAGTCTATCGTCTTGGTCTGGCGGCTAACCGTACCCAAGCCAGACAATTAGTGCGTCACGGCCATTTCACCGTGAACGGTCGCCGGGTGGATATTCCGTCGTTCCAAGTTAAAGTGGGCGACGTTATCCAAGTGCGTGAGTCCAGCAAAGACTCCCCCTTATTCAAAGAAATCGCCGAAGGGCTGGCCCACAAAACCGTTCCGGCCTGGCTCGAACTTTCGGCCAATGACATGAGCGGTAAAGTGGTACGCTACCCCACCCGCGAGGAAATCGATGTGCCCATCCAAGAGCATCTTATCGTCGAGTTGTACTCCAGATAACGCCACAGATGTTGGCAAGCAGGCAGCTTAACCATCACCCTCATATCGTGGGAATAGCGTAACTACCGATAGTTTGCGCAAAGAGGAGGGTTTTTCCCGGATGATCGAAATCGAAAAACCGAAGATCGAGATTGTGGAAATTAGTGAAGATAACCGGTATGGCAAAATTGTCTGGGAACCGCTGGAGCGGGGCTTTGGCATTACGCTAGGCAACAGTCTGCGCCGGGTACTCCTTTCATCGCTGCCCGGGGCGGCTGTTACTTCGGTCAAGATCGACGGTGTGCTTCACGAGTTTTCCACAATTCCCGGTGTTCGGGAAGACGTTACCGACATTATTCTCAACCTGAAAGAGCTGTGCCTGAAAATGCACAGCGATGAACCCAAGGTTTTGCGGATTGAGGCTCAGGGTGAGCGCGACGTTAAGGCCGGTGATATCATTACCGACGCTGATGTTGAAATTTTAAACCCCGAGCTGCACATCGCGACCCTCGATGCCAGTGGTTCGCTGAAAATGGAAATCACGGTAGAGCGCGGTCGCGGTTATGTACCGGCCGATAAGAATAAAAAGCCGGACCATGTTATTGGCGTCATCCCGGTCGATTCTATTTTCTCACCTGTCCTGCGGGTGAACTACACCGTGACCGATACCCGGGTCGGTAACGTCACCGATTACGATAAGCTGACGCTGGAAGTATGGACCGACGGCAGCATGCGGCCGGAAGAAGCGGTAAGCAAAGCTGCTGGCATCTTGGTGGCGCATCTGAAGTTATTCCAAAACATTACCGGTACGCCGGCGGAAGATGAGGCGGGCGACGGCCCGTTTGCCGAAACGCCGGAAGAGACCGGACCCAAGACAATGGAAATGACCATCGAGGATCTCGATCTCTCGGTCCGCTCTTACAATTGTTTGAAGCGGGCTGGCATAAACACGGTAGCAGAGCTCACGCAAAAGACGGAAGAAGAGATGATGAAAGTCCGCAACCTTGGCCGCAAATCGCTGGAAGAAGTAAAGAAGAAGCTGGAAGAACTCGGATTGTCGCTGGCTGAACCGGAAGAATAAAAAGGAGGGAAGAACATGGCCTATAGAAAGTTGGGACGTGATACAAGCGCCCGCCGTGCGCTACTGCGCAGCATCCTGACTTCCTTCTTTGCCCATGGTCGTATTGAAACGACAGAAGCAAAGGCTAAGGAAATCAGCGGCCTTGCTGATGAACTCATCACCTTGGCCAAGCGGGGCGACTTGCACGCCCGCCGTCAAGTTCTCGCATTTCTCTTGGACGAAGATGTGGTGAAAAAACTCTTTGACACTATTGCGCCCAAATATGCCGACCGTCAAGGTGGCTACACTCGCGTCCTCAAACTGGGGCCGCGCAAAGGCGATGCCGCGCCGATGGCCATTATTGAGTTAGTATAAATCCATAGCCTGATTTTGCAGCACAACGCGCTAGGGGCGGCCGCTTGGTCGCCCTTATGTTGTGATTGTCTGCTCCACCGCACAGGGGGAGTGTTATGGAGCACATCATTTACGCTGAAAACCTTAGCCATGTGTATACAGATGCGGACGAGGGCGAAGTGCGCGCCCTGGATAGCATTAATCTAACCGTCCGGCACGGCGAGTTTGTTGCCGTCATTGGCGCCAATGGCTCGGGCAAATCCACCCTCGCCAAACATTTTAACGCGCTACTCTTGCCGACCAGCGGACGCTGCCTGGTTGCCGGCATGGATACAAAGATGAGTGAACATCTCTGGGACATCCGGCAAACAGTGGGGATGGTCTTTCAAAACCCTGATAATCAGATTGTGGCCGCCATTGTCGAGGAAGACGTGGCATTCGGACCGGAAAACCTCGGTGTTGCACCGCCGGAAATTGCCCGCCGGGTAGCAGAGGCCCTAGCAGCGGTAGGGATGGAGGAATACCGTTATCACGCGCCCCATCTCCTCTCTGGTGGGCAAAAGCAGCGGATCGCCATTGCCGGGGTTCTGGCCATGCGGCCGCGCTGCCTGGTACTTGACGAACCTACCGCTATGCTTGACCCGCAGGGGCGGCAGGAGGTATTGGCGACGGTGCGCCGGCTGAATAAAGAAGAAGGGATCACTGTCGTCTACATTACTCACTTCATGGAAGAAGCGGTAACGGCTGACCGCGTAGTAGTGATGGAGCGGGGCCGAATTGTCATGGAAGGTCCGCCGCGGGCGATTTTCAGCCAGGTTGAGCGGCTGAAGGCCATCGGCCTTGACGTGCCGGTAGCAGCCGAAGTAGCCCATTATCTCCGCCGCAGCGGCGTGTCCGTGCCGGAGCAGGTTATTACTGATGACGAATTGGCGGTGGCATTATGTCGTTGACATTAAAGAATGTCACCTATACGTATATGGCAGGCACCCCTTATGAGCAAACGGCGCTTAAAAATATTTCCCTGGAAATTAACCGGGGGGAGTTTGTTGGTATCATTGGCCATACCGGCTCTGGCAAGTCTACCCTGGTGCAACATCTCAGCGGCCTATTGGCGCCTACGCAGGGGGAAGTGGCGCTTGACGGCGTGAGTTTGCATGCCAAAACGGACGCGGCCCGACAAGCGCGGCGCAAGGTAGGTTTGGTTTTTCAGTACCCGGAACATCAACTGTTCGAAGAAACAATTTACGACGATATTGCCTTCGGGCCGCGCAACCTGGGGCTGGCTGAGGAGGAAGTAGAGCAGCGGGTGCGGCGTGCTTTGGCCTTCGTCGGCCTGGATTATGAAACTTATGCGAGCCGTTCGCCCTTCCGCCTGAGCGGCGGCCAAATGCGGCGAGTCGCAATCGCTGGCGTCATTGCCCTCCAGCCCGAATTTCTCATCCTTGACGAACCGTCGGCCGGGCTGGATCCACGGGGCCGGGACGACATTTTTGGGCGCATCGTCGAGCTGCACCGGGCGACGGGGATAACCGTCATCCTCGTTTCCCACAATATGGAGGACGTGGCACGCATGGCGGGCCGGCTCCTGGTAATGGATCATGGCAAGGTAGTACTGGACGGGCCGCCCCTTGACCTATTTCGGGAGGGACGGGAAATACTACGGGCCGCCGGTGTCGACGTACCGCCGGTGACGGCGCTGCTTTTGGCGCTACGGCAGCGTGGCCTGCCTGTGGACGATACGGCGCTTACTCCCCAAGCGGCGGCGCGGGCCATTATTGCAGCCTGGAGGGAGAAAAAACCATGTTGAACGATATAACTATCGGTCAATATTTTCCGGGCCGGTCGCTGCTGCATCGCCTCGATCCCCGCACAAAGCTTATCGGCACGCTGTTATTTATTACCGCTATTTTTTTTGCCGAAAGCTATCTTGCTTATAGCATCCTTGCGCTGTGGACGGCTGCGCTGATTGTCGTGTCCGGTGTGCCTGTCCGGCTGGTGCTTAAGTCGCTTAAACCACTGTGGATTATTATTGTCTTAACTCTGGGTATTCATATTTTTACGACGCCGGGCAATGTTATTTATCAAATCGGCCCGCTAACGGCAACTAAGGAAGGCCTGCGGCAAGGACTACTAATGACGGCGCGGCTGGTATTTCTTATTGCCGTTTCCTCACTGCTCACTTTCACGACATCACCCATCGCCTTGACGGACGGTATTGAACGGCTGCTTGCTCCCTTCAAGCGCTTTGGCCTGCCGGCCCATGAACTGGCAATGATGATGACGATAGCGCTTCGCTTCATTCCAACGCTGCTGGAAGAGACGGACCGGATTATGAAGGCCCAGATGGCGCGGGGGGCCGATTTTGCTTCCGGTAATATCCTCCGGCGGGCGCAAAATATGGTGCCGCTCTTAGTGCCGCTTTTCATCAGCGCTTTCCGGCGGGCTGACGAACTAGCGACAGCAATGGAAGCGCGGTGCTATCGGGGCGGTCAGCACCGGACGCGCATGAAGGAGCTGCGCCTGGCGGGTCGTGATTATATCGCCCTTGTGTCGGTGGCGGCGCTGCTTGGTATTTTAGTCGTGCTGCGTTACTACTAGGAGGGAACGATGAACGATATGGCTGAGCAGCGCTATCTAAAACTGACGGTTGCCTATGACGGAACAGCCTATCACGGATTTCAGCGACAGGCCAATGCAATCACGGTGCAGCAAGTATTGGAAGAACGGCTGGCAACCATTTTCGGTCACCCGCTGAAAGTAACGGGGGCGGCCCGCACCGACGCCGGTGTGCATGCCTACGGTCAAGTTGTCGGTTTCGCCACATCCGGGACCATACCGGCGGCCAATATCGTCCGGGCCGCCAAAAGTGTATTGCCGCCCGACATTGTGGTCGTCAAGGCCGAAGAAGTGAGCGCCGATTTTCACGCCCGGTTTTCGGCCCGGAGCAAAATTTACCTGTACCGCATCTACAACGCTGCCGTAGCCGACCCATTTCGGCGCAATTACGCCTGGCATGTGACGCAGCCCTTGGATGAGGCAGCGATGGACACTGCCGTCCAAACTGTGGTGGGCACCCATGACTTTTCCGCTTTTCGGGCCGCCGGCGGTCCGCCGGTCAGCCCGGTACGAACCATATACGAGGCTGGCTGCACTCGTGAAGGCGACATGCTTGAATTTCGCTTTTGGGGCAACGGTTTTTTGTATCATATGGTGCGCAACTTGGTCGGCACGTTGGTGGATGTGGGCCTGGGACGGCTGACCAGGGACGGTTTTACCCGCATTTTGGCCGGGCGTGACCGTACCCGGGCGGGCATTACCGCGCCGCCGCAGGGCCTTTATCTCAAAGAAATTTTTTACTGAAAAGCGGCGGCAGACAAGGCGAAGTCCTTGACATTGACAAGCCCTTTTATTAAAATATGCTTATGAGATTTTTGCCATGATTCCTTAGCCCCGGAACTCATCGGATAAAAATCACGTCTTGTAGTTTTTAGGCAAGGAGGGACGCGCATGAAAACAACATACATGGCTAAACCAGCCGATGTGCAGCGCAAATGTATGTCATTGATGCAGAAGGTAAGACCCTTGGCAGACTGGCCGCTGAAGTGGCGAAAATCCTTCGCGGCAAACATAAACCTATCTATACTCCGCATGTGGATACCGGTGATCATGTCATCGTCGTTAATGCGGACAAAGTGGTACTGACCGGTAAAAAGCTCACGCAAAAAACCTACTTCCGTCATTCCGGTTATCCTGGCGGCACGACCTTTACGCCTGCCGGGAAGATGCTGGCGGAAAGGCCCGAACGGGTTATTGAACTCGCGGTCAAAGGCATGCTGCCCAAGAACCGTCTAGGCCGGCAAATGTATCGCAAGCTCAAGGTATATCGCGGCCCTGAGCACCCCCATGCAGCGCAACAACCGGAAAAGCTTGAAATCAACGTGAGATAGGCACCGGAAAGGAGGAACAGGAGATGGCACTGGTTCAATACTACGGCACCGGCCGCAGAAAAACCGCTGTTGCCCGCGTCCGGCTGATCCCCGGCGAAGGCAAAATCATAATTAACGGCCGTAATCTCAATGATTATTTTGGGCGCAAGACCCTTGAACTGATCGTAAAACAACCCCTCCACCTGACTGACACCCTTGGCAAATATGACGTTATCGCCCGGGTAAATGGGGGCGGCCCCAGCGGCCAAGCTGGCGCAGTCCGTCATGGCATTGCCCGCGCTTTGCTCAAAGTAGATGCCGATTTCCGTCCAGCGCTGAAAAAGGCCGGCTTCCTGACTCGCGACCCACGGGAAAAGGAACGCCGCAAGTATGGTCTCAAAAAGGCCCGCAAGGCGCCCCAATTCTCCAAACGTTAATATTTTGTTTGGCGCAAGCAGAGCCCGAAAAGGTTTATCCTTTTCGGGCTCTTTTGGATTATTCATGCTGCAACAGCAGGAAAATAGCGGTAAGAGTTTAATTTATTAATAAATTTTAATTGGAGAATAGGACAGGAGGCATCTTCATGAAAAAATGACAGCATCGGTATTGGCCGCGCTAATTTTTGCGACGGCGGGAACGGCGTTTGCTAACCTGGACGATACGCGCGCTACCATTGCCGCACGCTACAGCGAATACCGGCTGGTGATTGACACCGATAATCAGCTCTGGACCAAAGCGGAGTGGGAAGCAACCGGCCATAAGAAAGCCAAAGCCGCTTCCTTTTTGCATGCCTTTGAGCGTCAGGGGCTACATATTCAGATGGAAGTGCAGTATGAAAATAATAGTCCCGCCGCCTTGGTCAAAGCCCAACGTTTTACTCCCGACATGGCGATCAAAGTTAAAGATTTCAAGTACTATTTTCCCGAAATCTATGAGCTGATCGTTTCCCCAAAGGCTGAGGCTTTTGCTACCTACCGCGAACTTACTCGTAACTTCCAGGAAGCTAAATCGCCGGTGACCATGGGCGTGGTGGTAAAAACGCCGCCGGCGCCGGGAAAAGGGGGCTATTACACCCTAATCGCCTTTAACGTACAAGACGAAGGCCGGTTACTTAAAGATGCAAAGTATATTAATGAAAATACCTATATTCGCGAGTTTACCATTGAGCGGGTTTTCCGCTCTGCTGCCCAGGAAGCTTTTGGTAATGGCGACTGGGTGCCAATAAAAAAATATTTTTAGAATTAATCCCGGGATTTTTGCCCGGGATTTTGCCTAGGTTAACGCTAGCGAACCAGGCGGAGCGGTTGGCGCTTGGCTTCCTCGGCCTGGTTAGGACCAATATAACCCTGTTTGACCATGACGGCCAGGACTACTGCCTGGCGCTGTTTGGCAGCGGTTAAGTTTTCGTAGGGCGAATATACCGACGGCGCGTTGGGTAGGCCGGCCAGCAGAGCGCATTCGGCCAGATTGAGATTCGCCGGCTCTTTGCCAAAGTAAACACGGGCGGCGTCCTGGATGCCATAAGCGCCGGCGCCAAAATAGATGGTATTGAGGTACATTTCAAGGATCTCTTCTTTGGAGTAGTGCAGTTCCATGTCGACCGCCAGGATTATTTCTTCCAATTTGCGGCCGACGGACTGCTCTTGCGACAGGAAAAGGTTCTTCACCAACTGCTGGGTAATTGTGCTGCCGCCTTCACGCACTTCGCCAGCCTGGAGGTTGACAAGGGCCGCGCGGAGGATGCCCTCAATATCGAAACCAAAGTGCCGGTAATAACGGCTGTCTTCCACGGCAATGACGGCCTGCTGGAGTGGCAGAGGAATATCAGCCAGTTTGACATAGCGCTTTTTGTCCAGCCTAGCTTCAACGGCGCTTTTTAAGGCAACGAGACGGTACAGGCGGTCCCAGGCGCCGGTTGCGTCGTGGCCTACCGCGAGCACCTTTTCCACAGACAGAGAATAGGGTTTAACGATGCTGCTGCCGCCGGCCCACCAAAAGGCGGCTAAGAATAACAAAAGTAGAAAAGCAAGAAAACGCCCTGTCCGCATGATTATCTCCTCCGCTATTATTGTAGCCCAACTTGTTCCCCTTTGGCTATACTTACCATGTCAGTGGCCGACATACCTGGCGGCGACGCGGCATAACGATTTAAGGATAGCATAAGCGGGAGGGGTTTGGTATGCGCATTTTCGCAATTCGGCGGCGTCTGATGCTCGCGGTCATGTTCAGCGTTGCGGTGGTAGTTCTTAATCTGCTGACCATACGGTATTTGGCGGCCGAAGATTGGGAAAATGTTAATTTGTGGGCGCTGGCCGGCCACAAAATTGCCGTTGACCCGG is a window encoding:
- the rpmJ gene encoding 50S ribosomal protein L36; translated protein: MKVRPSVKPICEKCKVIKRKGHVMVICENPKHKQKQG
- the rpsM gene encoding 30S ribosomal protein S13, translating into MARIAGVDLPRDKRIEIALTYIYGIGLTLSREILAATKINPDTRVRDLTEEEISKLRETIDKNYKVEGDLRREEQLNIKRLIEIGCYRGKRHRAGLPVRGQRTKTNARTRKGPKRTVAGKKK
- a CDS encoding DNA-directed RNA polymerase subunit alpha, producing MIEIEKPKIEIVEISEDNRYGKIVWEPLERGFGITLGNSLRRVLLSSLPGAAVTSVKIDGVLHEFSTIPGVREDVTDIILNLKELCLKMHSDEPKVLRIEAQGERDVKAGDIITDADVEILNPELHIATLDASGSLKMEITVERGRGYVPADKNKKPDHVIGVIPVDSIFSPVLRVNYTVTDTRVGNVTDYDKLTLEVWTDGSMRPEEAVSKAAGILVAHLKLFQNITGTPAEDEAGDGPFAETPEETGPKTMEMTIEDLDLSVRSYNCLKRAGINTVAELTQKTEEEMMKVRNLGRKSLEEVKKKLEELGLSLAEPEE
- a CDS encoding energy-coupling factor transporter ATPase gives rise to the protein MSLTLKNVTYTYMAGTPYEQTALKNISLEINRGEFVGIIGHTGSGKSTLVQHLSGLLAPTQGEVALDGVSLHAKTDAARQARRKVGLVFQYPEHQLFEETIYDDIAFGPRNLGLAEEEVEQRVRRALAFVGLDYETYASRSPFRLSGGQMRRVAIAGVIALQPEFLILDEPSAGLDPRGRDDIFGRIVELHRATGITVILVSHNMEDVARMAGRLLVMDHGKVVLDGPPLDLFREGREILRAAGVDVPPVTALLLALRQRGLPVDDTALTPQAAARAIIAAWREKKPC
- the rpsK gene encoding 30S ribosomal protein S11, with the translated sequence MANKKVARPKRKERKNIEHGVAHIRSTFNNTIVTITDSKGNAVSWASAGALGFKGSRKSTPFAAQMAAEQAAKAAMEHGMKQVEVYVKGPGAGREAAIRSLQAAGLEVNLIKDVTPIPHNGCRPPKRRRV
- the secY gene encoding preprotein translocase subunit SecY, encoding MLSALSNVLKITELRQKVLFTLAMFLVFRAGTHIPVPGVNPAVIEQLFTTGNLFGFLDLFSGGALSKFSVFAMSITPYINASIIMQLLTVVVPKFEQWAKEGEEGRKKITQVTRYGTVLLGFIQALGMAYGLKVAIINPGIASILLIALTLTAGTTFLMWLGEQITDKGIGNGISLIIFAGIVSRLPNGLFVIYQYLKAGTITIFNVALFAIIAVTMVVFVIAISQGQRKIPVQYAKRVVGNRMYGGHRTHIPLRVNQAGVIPIIFASSVLMFPVTIAQFINVDWVKTVAGWFAWGTPLQTTLYALLIIFFTYFYTAVTMNISDMAENMKKYGGFIPGLRPGKPTADYLDRIMTRITLAGAIFLAIIAILPNFVVWATNIQGVYFGGTALLIVVGVALDTMKQIEALVLMRHYQGFMK
- a CDS encoding energy-coupling factor transporter transmembrane component T family protein codes for the protein MLNDITIGQYFPGRSLLHRLDPRTKLIGTLLFITAIFFAESYLAYSILALWTAALIVVSGVPVRLVLKSLKPLWIIIVLTLGIHIFTTPGNVIYQIGPLTATKEGLRQGLLMTARLVFLIAVSSLLTFTTSPIALTDGIERLLAPFKRFGLPAHELAMMMTIALRFIPTLLEETDRIMKAQMARGADFASGNILRRAQNMVPLLVPLFISAFRRADELATAMEARCYRGGQHRTRMKELRLAGRDYIALVSVAALLGILVVLRYY
- a CDS encoding adenylate kinase, producing the protein MHILLMGPPGAGKGTQAVKLVEAFNIPHISTGDMFRAAVKEGTPLGKQAKEYMDAGQLVPDSVTIGIVKERLTKPDCERGFILDGFPRTLDQADALDRTLCELGIRLDRVINISVPAEELVRRMTGRRICRSCGATYHIHFNPPAQAGICDKCGGELYQRADDQEQTVTKRLAVYSAQTQPLIEYYQDKGLYTEIDGQQDIDKVFADIVASLRGEQV
- the infA gene encoding translation initiation factor IF-1, with product MSKQDVIEVEGTVIEALPNAMFQVQLENGHVVLAHVSGKIRMNFIRILPGDRVTVELTPYDLKRGRITYRFK
- a CDS encoding KOW domain-containing RNA-binding protein, whose translation is MTAAGTILGQIVASTSGRDAGHVYVVVGIVPPNFLLLADGRGRRIANPKKKNVRHVKRVQPVVTHLADKFASGAKVTDEDLRQALATIGSPDKQ
- the map gene encoding type I methionyl aminopeptidase, which gives rise to MIILKSDRELNYLRDAGKVVAKTLAEVKKAVKPDVTTLELDRIAEEYIKGCGATPAFKGYHGFPGNICTSVNEEVVHGIPGLRKLKNGDNVSIDIGAVINGYYGDAAITVPVGEVDAEVQKLLDVTEEALYKGIEQAVAGNRLSDISHAIQKHAEAHGYGVVRDYVGHGIGRNMHEDPQIPNYGPPGRGPRLKAGMTLAIEPMVNMGTHEVKALDDGWTVVTLDRKPSAHFEHTVAILPDGPEILTKL
- the rplQ gene encoding 50S ribosomal protein L17, producing the protein MAYRKLGRDTSARRALLRSILTSFFAHGRIETTEAKAKEISGLADELITLAKRGDLHARRQVLAFLLDEDVVKKLFDTIAPKYADRQGGYTRVLKLGPRKGDAAPMAIIELV
- a CDS encoding energy-coupling factor transporter ATPase, producing MEHIIYAENLSHVYTDADEGEVRALDSINLTVRHGEFVAVIGANGSGKSTLAKHFNALLLPTSGRCLVAGMDTKMSEHLWDIRQTVGMVFQNPDNQIVAAIVEEDVAFGPENLGVAPPEIARRVAEALAAVGMEEYRYHAPHLLSGGQKQRIAIAGVLAMRPRCLVLDEPTAMLDPQGRQEVLATVRRLNKEEGITVVYITHFMEEAVTADRVVVMERGRIVMEGPPRAIFSQVERLKAIGLDVPVAAEVAHYLRRSGVSVPEQVITDDELAVALCR
- the truA gene encoding tRNA pseudouridine(38-40) synthase TruA translates to MNDMAEQRYLKLTVAYDGTAYHGFQRQANAITVQQVLEERLATIFGHPLKVTGAARTDAGVHAYGQVVGFATSGTIPAANIVRAAKSVLPPDIVVVKAEEVSADFHARFSARSKIYLYRIYNAAVADPFRRNYAWHVTQPLDEAAMDTAVQTVVGTHDFSAFRAAGGPPVSPVRTIYEAGCTREGDMLEFRFWGNGFLYHMVRNLVGTLVDVGLGRLTRDGFTRILAGRDRTRAGITAPPQGLYLKEIFY
- the rpsD gene encoding 30S ribosomal protein S4 — translated: MARYTGPVCRQCRREGLKLYLKGDKCYSDKCPFSRRGYAPGQHGQARKKLSEYGLQLREKQKARRIYGILEGQFRNYFEKADRQKGITGENLLIMLERRLDNVVYRLGLAANRTQARQLVRHGHFTVNGRRVDIPSFQVKVGDVIQVRESSKDSPLFKEIAEGLAHKTVPAWLELSANDMSGKVVRYPTREEIDVPIQEHLIVELYSR